The sequence CTGCGCAAATTAGAAGACGCGCAGACAGAACTTCGCCTTTTTCCTACAGAGGAAAAGGAAGAAGTGGAAAAAGTGAATCAATGGTGCCAAGGAGCGATAGAAGGATCGCGCTCGGAAATGCCATTCGTTCCTTCTCCTTCCGTTTGGGATCGCATTGGAGCGGAAAGCGAAGCTTGCTTGCATCACGAGTGCCCTTACTATCAGCAATGCTATTTCTTCAAGGCTAGGCGCCAAGCTCAAGATGCGCATGTGCTGGTCGCCAACCATCACCTTTTATTTGCCGATCTCGTGAGACGGGCCGAAACCAATAATTACAGCGAAGCCTGCCTATTGCCTATCTATAGGCGCATTATTCTAGATGAAGCGCATCACATTGAAGATATTGCGACCGAGTATTTTGCCGCCCGCTTGCACCGCGTAGAACTGATGCGCACCCTGGGCCGGCTCGCTTCCGATCGGCATGGCTCCCAGCAAGGCAAGCTGCTCATTTTAAAAGAAAAACTCCAATCGCTCTTCAACAAAACGCCTCCCCGGGACGTTGCTCAGATCATTAGCCGCTTGACCATTGATCTACCGGCATTAAGGCACCTGTTATTGGAACAGATCAACCACACTTTTGATGCCTTTGCACACTTCATCGAATCAATCAATCAGCCACTCAATCAGCTGTTCCCGGAAGAGGCTTCCCCGACGCCGGAAAAAAAGCTTAGAATTGTGAAGGACCATTTAAGCCACCCTAAATGGAAAGAAGACATTCTGCCTCATACGACCAAATTGATTGCAGCCCTTAAGCAATACAGGCAAACAATAAGCAGCTTGGAAGGAGATCTTAAATTAATTGAAAATGACCGCCTGCAAGAACAAACCAAAGGCATGCGCTTGGATATTCAGGCGCTGGCTTACCGCCTCGAAATAGCCATTTCTTTGTTGGATAACTTTATCTCTGACCTCCAAAACGCCAATAAGGTCAGATGGATTGAAGCGCACAAGCTCAAGAGTCTGCTGAATGTTCATTTGGTAGACGCTGATTTAGATATTTCCAAAGCGCTGGTGAATTTTCTTTTTAGTAAATTTTCTACCGTCATTTTATGCAGCGCGACTTTGGCGTCCAATCAACAATTCCAATTTGTCCGCCAGCGCTTAGGCTTGACAGAGAGATTGCTGCCTCAAAGGAAAGTGACCGAGCATATCTATGATTCTCCTTTTAATTACCGCCAACAAGCCTTGCTTGTTGTGCCAACCGATATGCCGCCTCCCTCTCACCCCGACTTTAACGCTTTAGCTTACGAAAATATTTGGAACGCGATTCAAGCGAGCCGTGGACAAGCGTTTGTCCTCTTTACGTCTTATACCATGCTTCAAAACTGCTATGAGGCCTTGAGTAAAAAGTTTCAAGACCACCGTTATCCTCTCTTCAAACAAGGAGATGACAGCCGTCAAACACTTTTGAATAAATTCAAAAAGACAGACCGCGCTGTCTTATTTGGAACGGACTCTTTCTGGGAAGGGGTTGATGTAGCAGGCGATGCATTGCGCTGCGTCATTATTGTCAAATTGCCTTTTAAAGTTCCAAGCGAGCCCATTATCCAAGCGCGCACGGAAGCCATTATGGAAAGAGGAGGCGATCCTTTTTTTGAATTTTCCGTGCCCCATGCGATTGTTAAATTTAAACAGGGCTTTGGCCGCTTGATCCGCAATAAATCGGACCGCGGCTGTATCGTCTGCTTGGATAACCGTTTAGTGACAAAAGGCTATGGAAGACTTTTCCTCAATAGTCTTCCCCCTTGCGAAAAAGTTTTTGCCAATGGCGCTCATTTATGGAGCAAAATGCACGATTTTTATCGCAAAACTTATCATCTCGTCAAAAATAATTGAAAATAAACGATTTGCATTCTCAAACTTTTTAAGAGAATGCATAAAAACAGCTAATGGCCTAGATTCGAGTTCTTTTTTTTAAAAAAATAAGTATAAGAAAGAGAAAACTTAAAAATCTTTAGCGGCGCCATAAGCATGCTATCTATTAAAAATTGCCATTTAAACGCGTCATTTTTGCTCGATGGGCTCGATCGGCCGGCCGGCCTCTATCTGCGTTCTGCGGGATGGCTTTTATGCGGCATCCTATCGCTACTCTTTTGCCTGTCTTTCAAAATGAAAGACAGAAAGGTCGCTCTTCCAAGCGTAAAAAAATCCACTGTATGGATGGTCGGCACTGTTTTTTGCAAAGACTTGAAGAAACAATTTTCCGTTCTAGGAGAACGCGGCTCTTTCTCTTTTTGTTCCTCACGCGTATGGCTTCTTTTTCCTTGGAAAAATTTTCTAGATAATTTAGGCCAAGAAAAAGCCGCCTTTTCCTTTTCTCGCCAAAAAGACACCCTTTATAACTGGGAAAGCCTTGTCCCTATCTCACTCCTATGCTTATGTGTTTTTTTGATTGCATGCGCCCTGGCTTTCTGGGGCATGGCCATTTCATCCCGGCTCCGTCAAGCTAAAAAGCAAGAGGAGGAAGAGGCTGACCAAAAAAGACAGCCGCTTAAAGAAACTGAAATTGAACAGCTCGAACTATTTTCTTTAATCGCCTCACATGATCTAAAAGAGCCTTTATATAAGATCATGTCATTTGCAGATTTATTAAAATCGAACTATGCACAGATTTTAGACGACAAAGGAAAAGACTATCTAGAGCGCCTGCTCAATTCATGCCAGCAAATGAAGCTTATTACCGATAGAATTCTCGAATTTTCAAGGGTGATGACCGCAACTCATCCTTTTGAGCCCGTTCATTTATCACAAATCGTTGCAAATGCCCTTCATGAATTGGCAGACTCCATCAACAGCAAGCAAGCTCAAGTAGAGGTCTCCCCTCTTCCTGTCATAGAAGGAGACCCGGCTCAACTATCTCAATTATTTATCCATCTGATTGAAAATTCGCTTAAATTTAGCCGTCCAAGCATTCCCCCTCATATTATTATTTATCAAAGCAAAGCGGAAGGCAAAGGGATCGAAGTGGTGGTTTCTGATAATGGCATCGGTTTTGATGAGAAATATTTACATAAATTATTTAAGCCCTTTCAGCGCTTGCATAGCTCCAGTCATTATGAAGGCATAGGCATGAGCTTAGCCATCTGTCAAAAAATCATGCTTAGACATGGCGGAAAAATTTCTGCCAGCAGTCAATTGAATCAAGGAACAACATTCCATCTTTTTTTTCCCTATCTAAATCAATAGGATGCTTATGACCCTTTCTCATTCAGATACAATTTCTATTCTCTTAGCGGAAGACGATGACGATCAATTTTTTATTATAAAAACAGTCTTCGAAAAGCTTCTTCTGGTCAATGAACTGCACCGGGTTAATGATGGAGAAGAATTAATGGATTATCTTCTTCGCAGAGGAGAATATGCGCTTCCCAATAAAGCTCCCCGTCCAGAGCTCATCTTACTGGATTTAAATATGCCCAAAAAGAATGGGCTAGAAGCCTTAAAGGAAATTCGCAACCATCCTGACCTTTGCCATACTCCTGTTGTTGTTTTGACGGCTTTGACAGACCAGGACACAATAAGAATGTGCTATGCCGCCGGGGCAAACTCTTATATTGCCAAACCTGTAGGGCCGGAAGGATTGGTCCGCGCATTAAAAGATCTTAGAACCTATTGGTTTCAACTTGTCAAGCTGCCGCCGGGTAATAAGGAATAATCAGACGAGTTTGGAGTTTTGCTCTTCTGACGCAGTCGAAAGAGCAAAAACTCCAAACTCAAGTTAATAGTCCTTTTCTTTAAAATTAAAATTTTATATAGATTTCTCCTATCACATATCCTAGATTCCATCATGTCTATTATTCTAATTTTTTGTTTAACCTTGCTTGCAAACCCCTTGTCAATTCTTTATTCTGAAACCTTATTTGAAATTCCTTCAGAGCATGAAAATATGTTACAACAACACTCCTTCCGCATCTTAGGCGTGGGCGCTGCCTGCATTGATTTGCTTGTCCCTGTCGAAGAGCAATTCCTTGCGCATGTGCCGGGAGAAAAAGGGGGCTCGCAAGCCATTGAATTTGAAAAGCTCAATCACATTATCGCCCTAAGCGGCAGCTCTCCGCAAATTGCAACAGGCGGCAGCTGTGCAAACACCATTAAAGGCTTGGCCAATTTGGGAGAGCGCTGCGGCTTTCTCAGCCACATGGGCAGCGACTCTTTAGGAGAACATTTTTCCCATCAAATAAAGAAACTAGGAATTGTCGGTTTATTTTCGACTTCCTCTTTGCCTACCGCTCGGGTCTTATGCTTAATTACTCCTGACGGCCAACGGACGATGCGTTTTTTTGCTGGATCAAGCGAAGAGATGTCCGATCGCTACATTCATCCAGACTACTTCAAAGGCGTTCGACACGTTCACCTAGAGGCTTATTTTTTACGCAATGGCCCTTTGCTCCAGCGCATTATGGAATTGGCCAAAAAAGCAGGCGCTACAATCTCTTTAGATGTATCAAGCTTTGAAATCATCCGACAGTACCACCAGACTTTGCATGCCCTGCTTTCCACTTACGTCGATGTTGTGTTTGCAAATGAAAACGAGGTGAAGGAGCTGACGGGATTATCAGCTTTTGAGGGATGCGGTAAATTGCAAGAAATTTGTCCCATTGCTGTAGTTTTAATGGGAGAAAGGGGCTGTCTTGTCGGCCATCAAGGCCGCATTGTTCATAGTCCCGCCTTTCCTGCCAAAGTCATCGATTCAACGGGAGCGGGGGATCTTTTTGCCAGCGGTTTTTTATATGGCTATATCCGGGAATACCCTTTAGAAGCCTGTGCACGCTTGGGTAATCGCCTAGGCAGTGCGATTGTCGAAGTCAAGGGAGCCGATCTTCCGGAAGGCAAATGGCAAGAGCTGCGCGCCCTCATCGCTTATGAAGCCCCGGTCAATAATGACAGGTGAAAAGAGCAATCGAGCACGTATGATTTGAGAAACGCTTATGTCCAGTCCCTCCGCTTCCCTTACGCATCCCCTTCCTTCAAATTGGGAACCGCCTGTCCAAGAACAGAAAGCAAGCCCCCCTTTACCTTCTATAGATTTTGCAATTACAGCACTTGCACAAACCGTTTTGCCCGCTTCAGACATACAACCTGAATCGAATCAGCCAACTATCAGAACAGATCGATTAAAGCAAATGGAACGTTCGCCTCCCCTATCGCAGAATGATTCAAAAGAGAAACCGGCAAGGAAACTGCCGCCGCGCAAACAGCGCACGTATTTTCCAGCAGGAGAATATTATTTTTTTTTACCTTCTCAATTAAATTAGGAAAGGCGGTTCTGACTTCATTCATTCTGCAAGTGGTGGGCTTGATAAAAAGCATCGAAAGAGTGTCGATTCAAATGCCCTATCGTTGCCTTATGCAGGATGCGAGCCACTAGTTTTCTTAACCATTCCAGCTGTTGTCCGCATCTGATTTCTGCCTCTAATTCCTGACTTTCATAATAATTATACGCTTTCAGCGTCGTTTGGCGGGTATGAGCCTTGGGAAAAGAAATCAACAGCTTAAAAATGCGTTTAATTAATGAATGCTGGGCACATGATAGCGTGCATCGGTTCGCTTCTGCCGACCTGTTTGATGGCTGCTCCGATGCCGGTAAAAGATAATATATGTTTGTATTAGCCGCTCCTACATGAAGATGGGCGCCTCCGACAAAAGGAATATAATCGATCTCGTCAGCCTCATCTCGGCCGCCGTTGCGGACAATGCGGATCAAAGGCTTTGCTTTGCCTCCTTCTTGGACAGCTTGCTGAAAGACTTCATGGACTTTCTCTGGAACGCCGACTGAACAATGCGTTTCAAGCTTGTGAACTTCTGTTTGAGTAAGCCCCATAATAAGAGTGGTCAAATATTGGGCATGCCCACCACCCAAGCTCTTGCCAAAAATATCTACTTGCTGGATATGAGAGTCTCTCAAATAGGCTGCTAATTCTGGCCAGATGGTTTGAATGCCAAGCATGCCCAGCTCCAGCTGAAGATCATTTATACCCGATAGTAAACCGCTGCTTGCTTGCAATCTAAAAGCCGTGCCGCGGCAAAGTAAAATGGGCTTTTCTCTTCCTGTCAATTCGCGCAGAGCGCTGACATAAGCGCCGCCACCTGTAAAAATGCGATCGACGACATAATAGCCATTATGCAGGCGAATAATTGTCCCAATAGGAGGCTCGCGATCCCCCAAGCGGGAAGTGAGAATCTCCCCTTCCTTTAGATGATGGGCCAAATCCAGTTTTTTTTCTTCCGCGTTATCTTTCCACAATTTAAGAATGGTCCATATCCGCTCTTTCAACCCTTTATAACCTTTTCCACTAGTTGCAATCATATCGTGATAGTGAATCTCAGAAGAATTGAGTAAAAAATGCTCTAGCGCTTCAAAAGGAACAAGCGAAGCATATAACTGATCCATCTCTTCTGTTGTCATTGCGCTTAATTGCTTGCCTTGCCGCTGAGCCGCTTCTTCTAGATCTTCTAAACGCACATCTCCCAATCCGACCAAAATTTTATTTAGAATATCCGGTGTTAAGCCAATTCGACTGGATTGAATTTTTTTATAGGGAAGGGCTAATTCCTTGCGATGAATGATCCGTTCGAAGCGCTCTGCCCCTACCGCCTGTTTAAGAGATTCA is a genomic window of Candidatus Protochlamydia phocaeensis containing:
- a CDS encoding sensor histidine kinase codes for the protein MLSIKNCHLNASFLLDGLDRPAGLYLRSAGWLLCGILSLLFCLSFKMKDRKVALPSVKKSTVWMVGTVFCKDLKKQFSVLGERGSFSFCSSRVWLLFPWKNFLDNLGQEKAAFSFSRQKDTLYNWESLVPISLLCLCVFLIACALAFWGMAISSRLRQAKKQEEEEADQKRQPLKETEIEQLELFSLIASHDLKEPLYKIMSFADLLKSNYAQILDDKGKDYLERLLNSCQQMKLITDRILEFSRVMTATHPFEPVHLSQIVANALHELADSINSKQAQVEVSPLPVIEGDPAQLSQLFIHLIENSLKFSRPSIPPHIIIYQSKAEGKGIEVVVSDNGIGFDEKYLHKLFKPFQRLHSSSHYEGIGMSLAICQKIMLRHGGKISASSQLNQGTTFHLFFPYLNQ
- a CDS encoding response regulator is translated as MTLSHSDTISILLAEDDDDQFFIIKTVFEKLLLVNELHRVNDGEELMDYLLRRGEYALPNKAPRPELILLDLNMPKKNGLEALKEIRNHPDLCHTPVVVLTALTDQDTIRMCYAAGANSYIAKPVGPEGLVRALKDLRTYWFQLVKLPPGNKE
- a CDS encoding ATP-dependent DNA helicase; the protein is MQELNIEKILKLIQPDGMLSQALKGFESRPQQHQMMTNVIQAYNQDLVSLIEAGTGTGKSLAYLIPALIWAARFNERTVISTNTITLQEQLIHKDIPHLLEALNLNLKVVLVKGMNNYVCLRKLEDAQTELRLFPTEEKEEVEKVNQWCQGAIEGSRSEMPFVPSPSVWDRIGAESEACLHHECPYYQQCYFFKARRQAQDAHVLVANHHLLFADLVRRAETNNYSEACLLPIYRRIILDEAHHIEDIATEYFAARLHRVELMRTLGRLASDRHGSQQGKLLILKEKLQSLFNKTPPRDVAQIISRLTIDLPALRHLLLEQINHTFDAFAHFIESINQPLNQLFPEEASPTPEKKLRIVKDHLSHPKWKEDILPHTTKLIAALKQYRQTISSLEGDLKLIENDRLQEQTKGMRLDIQALAYRLEIAISLLDNFISDLQNANKVRWIEAHKLKSLLNVHLVDADLDISKALVNFLFSKFSTVILCSATLASNQQFQFVRQRLGLTERLLPQRKVTEHIYDSPFNYRQQALLVVPTDMPPPSHPDFNALAYENIWNAIQASRGQAFVLFTSYTMLQNCYEALSKKFQDHRYPLFKQGDDSRQTLLNKFKKTDRAVLFGTDSFWEGVDVAGDALRCVIIVKLPFKVPSEPIIQARTEAIMERGGDPFFEFSVPHAIVKFKQGFGRLIRNKSDRGCIVCLDNRLVTKGYGRLFLNSLPPCEKVFANGAHLWSKMHDFYRKTYHLVKNN
- a CDS encoding adenosine kinase, producing MLQQHSFRILGVGAACIDLLVPVEEQFLAHVPGEKGGSQAIEFEKLNHIIALSGSSPQIATGGSCANTIKGLANLGERCGFLSHMGSDSLGEHFSHQIKKLGIVGLFSTSSLPTARVLCLITPDGQRTMRFFAGSSEEMSDRYIHPDYFKGVRHVHLEAYFLRNGPLLQRIMELAKKAGATISLDVSSFEIIRQYHQTLHALLSTYVDVVFANENEVKELTGLSAFEGCGKLQEICPIAVVLMGERGCLVGHQGRIVHSPAFPAKVIDSTGAGDLFASGFLYGYIREYPLEACARLGNRLGSAIVEVKGADLPEGKWQELRALIAYEAPVNNDR